The genomic region ATATCGTAGTCTTCGACGAACACCAGCTTGCCGGCGAACCGCGGGTCTTTGGCCAATTCGGAAATCTGCCGCATGATCTCCTTGCCGGGCCGATCTTGCGGATGGGCCTTGCCGGCGAACACGAATTGGATCGGCATCTGCGAATCATTGACCAAGTCGGCGATGCGCTCGATATTCTCGAAGACGAGGCCGGCCCGTTTGTAAGTGGCGAACCGCCGTGCGAAGCCAATCGTCAGGGCGTCGAAGCTGAGCGCCCGCCGCAACTGCGTGACGACCTCTTCCGGCTCGCCGCGGCGCTGCGCCTGTCGGGCCGCATGACGGCGGACGAAATCCAGCAGCCGGGCCTTGAGCGCCTGATGCGTTTCCCAGAGTTCGCGGTCGTCGATCTCGTCGATCTTCTCCCAGAGCTTGAATTCGCCCGCATGGTTCGGCCAATCCGGACCAAGGTGCCGATCGTACACCTGATACATCTGCGGAGCGAGCCACGAGGGGACGTGCACGCCGTTGGTGATGTGGCCGATGGGCAGCTCTTCCTCGGGACGATTCGGCCAGAGCCCCACCCACATCCCTCGCGACACCTGCCCGTGCAACGACGAGACGGCGTTCGCCCGCCGCGAGAGCCTGAGCGCCAGCACCGTCATGCAGAACTCTTCGTTCGGGTTGTAGCGATCCACGCGCCCCAGCCCCATCAGGTAGTCGTGCGGCATTCCCATCTCATCGCGCAACGGGCCGAGGTGCTCTTCGATCAGATGGGCCGAAAAGCGGTCGTGCCCCGCGGGAACGGGAGTGTGCGTGGTGAAGACCGCTTGCCCGGTGACGCGGCGCATGGCCTCCTCGAGCGGCAAGCCCTCGCTCCCCATTCGCTGCCGCATCAGCTCGAGCGCGGCGAACGCACTATGCCCTTCGTTCATGTGAATCACGCCCGGCACGATCCCCAGCGACTTAAGCGCTCGCACGCCGCCGACGCCCAGCAGCAGCTCCTGCCGAATCCGCACGCGTTGATCGCCACCATACAGCCGCGAGGTCAGCTCGCGATCTTCGGGCTGGTTGCCTTCGACGTCCGAATCGAGCAAGAGCAGCGTGTTCCGTCCGACCGCCAACTGCCAGACGCGGGCGACGATCTCGGCCGTTCGCGTCTGAATCCGTACGCTCACCGGCTGACCATCCTTGCCGATCGCGTGCCGCAGGGGCAGCCGCTGGCGATCGACATTGAGGTAATCTTCTTGCTGCCAACCGTCGATATCGAGCCGCTGCTTGAAATAGCCCTGGTTGTAGTAGAGGCCGATGCCGACGAGCGGAATGTTCAGGTCCGAGGCACTTTTGATATGGTCGCCCGCCAGGATCCCCAGCCCGCCGGAATAGATTGGCACCGATTCATGCAGCCCGAACTCGGCCGAGAAGTAGGCGACCGGCCGTGCCCAAAGCACACCGGCATGGCGGGCGCCCCAGGTCTTCTCCGAGCCCAGATACTCTTGCATCCGGCGATAGGTGTAGTTGATTCGCCCGTGCAGCACCAACTGGCTGGCCCGCTCCTCGAGCTGCTCGATCGACGTATCTTCCAAAAGCGCGATCGGGTTGTGATCGAGGGTCCGCCAGCGAATCGGATCGAGATCGCGAAAGAGCTGCGCGGCTTCGTCGTCCCAACTCCACCATAGATTCCGGGCGAGCGCCCACAGCCGCTGATACGCCGGCGCGACGAACTGCTCGAGCACCCGCGTCTCGCTCACGATCGGGCTGAGCTGCGCCCCGGCGGCGGCGAGCATCCGGACTTCGTCGGAAGAGAACGCACGGGACTCCGCCGTCTGAACGACCAACACCCCTTGCAGCAGCCCGCGATCGACGAGCGGCACTCCCGCGAACGAACGATAAGGGTCTTCTCCCGCCTCGCGGAAATACTTGAATCGCGGGTGCCGCGCGGCATCCTCGACCATGATCGGCTTGATCTGCTCGGCCACCAGTCCGGCCAAACCTTCGTCGAGCCGCATTCGGATCCGGCCAACACCTTCGGGGCTCAGCCCGACGGTGGCCGCCAGCACCAGATTGGCGCGATCCGGCTCGAGCAAATAAACGGAGCAGACGTCGGTTTTAAATCGGTGCTTAATCAGCTCGACGATGTTGTCGAGGGTCTTGGCCGGCCGGCCGTTGTGCGAGACCAGTCGACCGATCTCTTCGAGGGTCCACAGCATCGAACCTTCGGCAATCGTCTGGGATTCGCTCATCGGGACGTTTTCCCCATGTTGAGATGTCGCTCGTTGGGCGCGGATTATCCCCTACATGCCTGCGCGGGGCCTTGGGGAAGGGCAATTGGCGTGCCGTCGCCGGGCGCGTATTACATTACGATGCCGGGCTGGCAAATCGCCGCAAAAATGCGATCTCGTCGGGCGGATCCAGCCCGTTGTCGAGGCCGCGTTGCCAAAACGTTCGGCACGGCCTGCGCGAAAAAGTGGATCGTCTCACTGGGAAACGTCGCCGTTCAAACTTCCGGAATCCAATCCTCCGGAACCTTCGATGCAGCCGGAAATAAATTGCCCGGCTTGAACCGCCGTCATTTCCGCGACCGATGCTCGATAACGGCGCCGTCGGGGGATGGCGCGGATGGACCGGCGAACTACGTCACTGGAGGGCGATTTTCATGTCGAGCAGTCGAGGCGAAGTCGGGTCTCGGTCTCTTGCCATTCGGTTAAGACTCCACCACGTGCGGGGGTCGGTTCATGCCGCCTTTCGCGCAGCATTCTGGGTCGCCTTAGCCGCGATGGTCG from Pirellulales bacterium harbors:
- the glgP gene encoding alpha-glucan family phosphorylase; this encodes MSESQTIAEGSMLWTLEEIGRLVSHNGRPAKTLDNIVELIKHRFKTDVCSVYLLEPDRANLVLAATVGLSPEGVGRIRMRLDEGLAGLVAEQIKPIMVEDAARHPRFKYFREAGEDPYRSFAGVPLVDRGLLQGVLVVQTAESRAFSSDEVRMLAAAGAQLSPIVSETRVLEQFVAPAYQRLWALARNLWWSWDDEAAQLFRDLDPIRWRTLDHNPIALLEDTSIEQLEERASQLVLHGRINYTYRRMQEYLGSEKTWGARHAGVLWARPVAYFSAEFGLHESVPIYSGGLGILAGDHIKSASDLNIPLVGIGLYYNQGYFKQRLDIDGWQQEDYLNVDRQRLPLRHAIGKDGQPVSVRIQTRTAEIVARVWQLAVGRNTLLLLDSDVEGNQPEDRELTSRLYGGDQRVRIRQELLLGVGGVRALKSLGIVPGVIHMNEGHSAFAALELMRQRMGSEGLPLEEAMRRVTGQAVFTTHTPVPAGHDRFSAHLIEEHLGPLRDEMGMPHDYLMGLGRVDRYNPNEEFCMTVLALRLSRRANAVSSLHGQVSRGMWVGLWPNRPEEELPIGHITNGVHVPSWLAPQMYQVYDRHLGPDWPNHAGEFKLWEKIDEIDDRELWETHQALKARLLDFVRRHAARQAQRRGEPEEVVTQLRRALSFDALTIGFARRFATYKRAGLVFENIERIADLVNDSQMPIQFVFAGKAHPQDRPGKEIMRQISELAKDPRFAGKLVFVEDYD